The genomic stretch ACTCAAGCTCATAAAGTTCTCACAGAAGGATCTCGTTGTCGGCGATCTCTTCGCCTTTCACGCCTGCcaaattcttttcaatttttttattttaacggaaCACGACGAAAGTTATGCAGCAATAACTCAGGTGGCTTATTTCACGAGACCACAAAGCTTGTCTAGAAATTATTGACATCATTATCGCAGCCTTAGGTGCTGATGTGTTAGGTTAATTGTGGTTAAAAAATTGTACGGCGCAGAAAAATAACACGTTTTAAGGACTACGAAATTTTGAAAACGCGATTTATCCGCACTTTTGTAAATCGAGCGTTGTGCAGTATGGGCTCTATTACTTGACCGCGGAAGTACAATAAAAGCACTTCTTGTATTTTACTGtcatcataaaaatattaatgTGATATTCCAAAATTTCTACTTCCCGCGGTTTTTTTGCGGTTTAGAGATATATCTATTATATCATCTTTTACAACAAGTGACGCAGCCATTTTGAAATCACTATACGACACTTTTTATAGTCAGAGTAAGACCTTAGACGGGCTATTATAAAATTTCCCGCGGTAAGTCAACATGGTCCTTAGTGAGCAACACAAGATTTATGAAAGCTCGGAAAAGcacgtttttgcttttttgcagtACATAAAACGcggaaaacaacatttttctgcGTCGTGCAACTTTTTTAACCACATATCGGAAAAGCGGGATGCAGGATGCAGGATTAAAAAAATCATCGAAATGAAATGATTACCGAGCCAATGTTATTTATTCTCGCCATGGATTAAACGCACGAAAAGCTCGCTAATGAATAAATACATTTTCGTTTGTTTTTAACGAAAAATAACAGAATTTTAacaagttcaaaaaaatgtgaattataaaaaacacaaaggATAAGGGAAGGCGATTTtgctttgaaaatttttaaatgtgcaGAGTGGGCAGAAAGAATATCCTTTTGGCATCAATTATtacaaataataaacaaaaaccagatcaattcaaaattcaaaatgtgtTAAATCTTGTTCAGCAAGCAAAAATCCAAAATCCAGTTATAAAATCGTGTCCAGTAGAATAATCGAAAGTGTTCAAAATCAAGATTCGAGTTTCacaatacaaaataatattcaCAATGATAAAAATAACAGTTTACAATTATACAACGTCTCAAACACACTACACTGGCAAACTATTCGCACGTGATTCGCTCATGTTTTCAGTCGATTAATTTTCCTGATCATTTCGGTCGGTAGACCGTAATTTGTAGCGCGGATAGCTGGGTTTAGATACGAGATACGAGAAAACGACACAGAGATGTGTTCTTCTATGATATATATGCTGTGAGAACGTGCTTTCTACTCctggtttttattaaaaagaaaaagggcAATTCGTAGTCacgaaaatatttgtttttcccaCTCAATGATTTAAACACTCACACATagacttttttctcttttcagaGTGTATAGTTCGAAAGCACAACTTTTTCAGATCGGAGGAATTCGCATTTGTTGCTTGATATCTAAACCTCGTCAAAGGATATATAAACGTTCAATGTCAAACAAATCATTTCGTGtcacattattttttaatgtctaCGCGATGTTCAGTAACTGCATGGCTAGCCCCACTTGTCGAACCCGCATCCCGATAGGTCTTCCAGCATCCCGCATCCCACTTTTAGGATATGTCCTTTTTTAACAtcaaacacgtttttttttataagaaacatgtttataagaaacttacatgtagaatcttcaaaaattaagaaacttttactcaCTGTTGTGTTGTTCACAAACGAAAAaagctatattttttatttttaaaccaactagtccaaaaattaagggaacttttagaactagctatttatttgatataagaaacccttattattttaatttaattaagaaacaaattaagaaacttttggaactaaaaacATGGAAATTAAGCctacaaataagaaacttttagaactaaGCCCTTCgccaggtttcttataaaaaacctaaACACATCAACACCTAAGGCTGCAATGACGATATCCATTATTTTCTACACGTACTTTATGGGGTCGTTGAAAAAACCACCTGAGAAATTAGTTTGTAACTTTTAAGATTTAAGAGCGAAAGCTGtgattaaaaggtttttttattattattgttttataaGACATCAAGGCGCACCAGTCAGCACTCCTGTGCAGATACTTTCCGATTCATTGTACTACCTTAGAAGTATTAACGGAGGAGGGTTTAAGTACACATTTCGTTCTATAGCATCAAGTTTCAATATCTTCGATGTTATAGATTTTATGAAAGAAATCAAGCAATGAATTTTACAAACAAACCGTGTTAAATTACTCCAGGAAAGAATTTTTAATCGTCTCAATCACAAAGGAAAATTTGAATGTGTacgattttgtttaaaaagtatatttgAACAGAATGAAGGTAAGATAAAGAAATGTTTCTGGTCGTATAAAACATTCTCAAATCTTAAATCGTGAAGTTCAGTTCGCTGATGACAATTATTGATACCGAcgttataataatagccgtagcTTTCCGTCCAAATGTCTAAAGTGATGTTACGGAACGCACGGAGTATGTAAAGGATGCGGGGAATATTCCCGTAAGTAAAGAATAGCCCATCTTATTAATACCCGTCTTTTGATCGGAATAATACCTAAACACTTAATTCGTGCTATTAAGCACAGGGGCTAAGGACTAACTATTTTTAGCTACATTAAATATGTTCTAAATTAACATGCTCTAATGTGAGTTGATTTAGATAAACAACCTGAACGCCGGGGTGATCACAATCAACTTGAATTAACAAATTTACCGGACAATggcaatttttttccttttttttgaaaaacagaaCAAACAGTCAAATGTCTTTTAATTGGGCGGGCAAGCTTTGTCTTATATCTCGAGTATAGGTATGTTCACGAGTTAGCTCTGGAATGAGCATGTGATTTTAACCTCATGTTTCTTAAAATCGTGTTAAGTTTTCGTAAAAACTgtgcataaatttaaaaaatttaaaattgaacaAAATTGATGACATGGCAAGTTTAGCCAATGCGGTGGCAACCGTCTTTAATTTTGGCCAAAtacatgatttttttataaaaaacttaggATTTTATTCAGATCTCAAGTGGCTTATATTTTACAGGGGCGGCGCCACTAGGGGATTGTGGTAAGGGGGGCTTTAATGAACTGAAGTGTGCAAAGTCATTGTAGTTTTCTTTTCTTGGAGTTTTATTTCTTCTCTTTTGAAAACGTGTCTCTTTCCATCTGTCGCCATCCATCgcaacaaataattattttatgtgAATTGTGCTTATATTCGTATAGAACTGAAGTTgcttaataattttttcagaGTCAGTTTGGTTGCTTCTCTTGTACGccaaattgtaaaaaaagaaacaatttataAAGGAAAAATGGAGATGGatgatgaaagaaaaaaacacgaAGGCAAGATGAATAGGTTGGTGGAAATGGCCAATGCacaaatcaagaaaaatgtaaaaaacagtgAAGTGCAGAAGGTAAAATATTGACTCAAAAATTTGTCCTTTTTTGAATAagtgtttaaaacttttttttctacggaatatgttttttttttcatgtatttaagatatatttaaaaataaagaaaacacttgcttattttaatttataaacatCCATAAGGGGTATTTAGTCCTAACTTTACAAGAAACAGATGGCAGTATTTACCTTTTCAAATACTATTCCAAAGTTTAATGGGAATTTTTCAGCCAGCaaaaatggactacaacgcaCTACTTTTTGCCCTAGCAACGAccatcgaaaaaaaaatttgtgaaacTTTTTGGTGTAAAATTCAGATAAAAGCTTCATTCCTACGTATTTCCTAGTTGTAATTTTTAATAATGATGTACCTGGAGCGTAAATGAATTTTTGAGCaggatttcttttaaattctccTAACATATTTTTAACACACAAATTCGGAACAAcacaacttttaaaacaaatctcaggcaagtttttattttaaaaattaactgcAAACGGGGTTTTCTTATGCTGTGTTTCACCAGTGTTTTTCCTTTGTCTTTTTTCCGAAGCAACATGAGACTAAAACAAGATTAATATCAAGGTTGCCCCTCCCTCATATGGCATTACAACAGGAGTAGTAGTGCAGCTACAGTGTAAATGCTCAAATGAGTGCCCTAGGAGGAGCGGTTATTTGAATAACGCTTTCGATTCCTTATGGGCCCGCCTCCTTCACTTTTAAACTATTTTATCAAATGACCATCATTGTCGAAAATAGAGAGGGTTATCATTAAAGCAGGGCTCTCATTTCTATCCATAGTGAAGGAATCACCCAAGGGGGGAGCAGTCATCCGAGTAGATACAGTATGCACATACAAATGATTCTAGaccttttttaaatgttaggTAGAAAGAGTTGAAAAGCTTGGTCAACAGGAAAGAGAAGATGCAAACAGGAAACCACGTTTTGATGTCGTATCAGGTGTAGGTTACACTCAAATACTCGATGCTATGTCACACTATTATGCTGATATAGAATACAATACTCTCCCACTATCTGACCAACAATTGGAGTTCTACACTACTTTTGTTAAGGAAGTCCTTCTCCCTCGCATTGCTGAGAAAGATTGCAGGTTTCAGTTTAAGGAAATTATCCAGTCTGggagttttaaagaaaatacagTGATTAACAAAAAAACCTATTGCCAGAACTACATAGAACACGAATTTGATTTTATGTTATGTATGAAAGATTTTAATTATGACTCGGTAATAATTATCAATAGTCATGAAAGTGCATTCAAAAAAATCGCTTTAGTTGGGGATGACATGCCATTATGGAGAGAATGGTGCGAAGTGATTGACAATGAAAACTTGTTAATGCCAGAGAAAATTATGCACGCTTTTGAGGATGCTGTGAAAGGGGTCATGGAAGAATTGATGGCTCAAGAAAAAGGCTTAGCATCTGGATGTATTGAAACAAGCAGAAATGGACCTGCCGTAACTTGTGAATTTGATATAGCAAGACTACCATTGGAAATGCAATCACCTTATGAGGAAGACGAAAGAAGCATTATTCAGCGGAAAGCTGGCCTCAACGTTATCAATAATTGGAGTATAGACCTTGTTCTTTGTCTCCCCACTAATATAAACTTAGGTAGTCAATTTAACTTCGAATCAACATCACAGTTTTGGCCTTCAAAGATGTTGAAGGAAATTATCTTGTCAATGCCTCTTTTACTTGTTCcgaaaacgcatgaaacttcaCAGGAAACATGGCGAGTTTCTACGTCACCTGCTGAATTACTTTTAGCAAAAGATATCAAGCAAAACTACCCTTTAGTAGCTCAGTGCTGGATCATTATGAAAGCTGTGATGAAAACACACCTTTATAAGCCGAAGTGCGTCACTTCATATATATTGAAAAGTGTGGTTTTCCAGCTGCTAGATCATATACCGCCAGATTACTTAACTAAGCAAACCTCGCCTGAGTTTGTGTTGGGTATCTTAGATGCTTTTGTTATTGGCTTAGGGCAGAGATTTTTTCCTCATTATTTCAACAAGTCTATTAATCTCTTGTCTTCAACTTTGGAGCACAAAGATTTAGATGCACTGTTAAAAATCTGCATGCAGGTCAGATTACAGCCTGATTATTACGTGAGAACAACTCCTAACTGTGATACTTACTTTACTGATCTgttataaacaataaatttggtTATAAAAACTTGACAACAAGCCCTTGTGGTAAGGTTGATATGCCTGCTTGGAAATTTCAGAAAACCACaaaatatttcttgttttttaaagggACTACGAAACGATTTAATAAGCCCAATTAATGGAGTGTTATAAACGGATCACTCAGAAGGtcaagaaattatacacactttagaaTCATATAGACTTGTAGACACCTGATTatgaataattacttttttatgatgaatttgctactttttttattttctaaaaaacaaagtaattcTTAGCGGTAAAAAAGCTACGGTCTGTTAAatactttattcggagaaactttcgcgagagaaacttcGCGAATTTCGC from Hydractinia symbiolongicarpus strain clone_291-10 chromosome 12, HSymV2.1, whole genome shotgun sequence encodes the following:
- the LOC130622152 gene encoding nucleotidyltransferase MB21D2-like, coding for MEMDDERKKHEGKMNRLVEMANAQIKKNVKNSEVQKVERVEKLGQQEREDANRKPRFDVVSGVGYTQILDAMSHYYADIEYNTLPLSDQQLEFYTTFVKEVLLPRIAEKDCRFQFKEIIQSGSFKENTVINKKTYCQNYIEHEFDFMLCMKDFNYDSVIIINSHESAFKKIALVGDDMPLWREWCEVIDNENLLMPEKIMHAFEDAVKGVMEELMAQEKGLASGCIETSRNGPAVTCEFDIARLPLEMQSPYEEDERSIIQRKAGLNVINNWSIDLVLCLPTNINLGSQFNFESTSQFWPSKMLKEIILSMPLLLVPKTHETSQETWRVSTSPAELLLAKDIKQNYPLVAQCWIIMKAVMKTHLYKPKCVTSYILKSVVFQLLDHIPPDYLTKQTSPEFVLGILDAFVIGLGQRFFPHYFNKSINLLSSTLEHKDLDALLKICMQVRLQPDYYVRTTPNCDTYFTDLL